Within Myxococcales bacterium, the genomic segment CGAGGCCGGATATGCAAACACACCTCCTCTCAACAGCGTGCGGTGAAAATCTGCCACCAAAGTTCCCACGTATCGAGCCGTATAGGATCGGCCCGCGTGGTTGGCTGAGGCTTTTAGCCACCGAACCCACGCCTGCACATTGGGGCTCCACTCCTCGTAGTTTCCCTCATTAATGGAATACACGCTGCCACGCTGAGGCATACGAATGTTCTCGTGGGACAGAAAAAATTCTCCGACGCTTGGATCCAGTGTGAAACCGTGCACCCCTTCTCCCGTCGTATAAACAAACATAGTTGATGATCCGTAAATGATGTATCCGGCGGCGACCTGACGCGTGCCTGACTGCAAGCAATCCCGTAATCCCCCATGTTTCCCTGATGTGACGCGAGTGTGAATGGAAAAAATGGTGCCAATCGACACGTTGACTTCGATGTTTGAAGACCCATCTAATGGATCAAACACCAACACATATTTCCCCGTGGGATAGCGGTCCGGAATGGCAATAGTCTCTTCGATTTCTTCGCTCGCCAGTACACAGGTATGCCCTCCGGCCTCGACACTGCGGATCAGTGCATTGTGCGCAAACAGGTCCAGCCGCTGTACCTTTTCCCCTTGCACGTTCACATCGCCTGTGACTCCCAATATGCCTGCGAGGCCGGCTTGGTTGACGCGACTGGCGATTACCTTGCCCGCCAAGGCAATTTGCTGAAACAAGATGGTGAATTTGCCCGTGGCCGAGGGAAAGTGACGCTGCTGCTCGAGAATATGCCGGTCCAGAGTCCAGCCGG encodes:
- the fbp gene encoding class 1 fructose-bisphosphatase: MAPHSSWQAPPKERAGWTLDRHILEQQRHFPSATGKFTILFQQIALAGKVIASRVNQAGLAGILGVTGDVNVQGEKVQRLDLFAHNALIRSVEAGGHTCVLASEEIEETIAIPDRYPTGKYVLVFDPLDGSSNIEVNVSIGTIFSIHTRVTSGKHGGLRDCLQSGTRQVAAGYIIYGSSTMFVYTTGEGVHGFTLDPSVGEFFLSHENIRMPQRGSVYSINEGNYEEWSPNVQAWVRWLKASANHAGRSYTARYVGTLVADFHRTLLRGGVFAYPASRSFPEGKLRLLYEAAPLAMLAEAAGGRASTGTERMLDIEPTTLHQRVPLFIGSDDDVRDAEAFLAKNK